A window from Schistosoma haematobium chromosome 3, whole genome shotgun sequence encodes these proteins:
- a CDS encoding hypothetical protein (EggNog:ENOG410WGQJ~COG:S) produces the protein MTSPSTFSEVEKAMNNVKQGRAAGSNELIPEIFRDSGLVFSVRSIEILAKLWKLYMVPSHWSRLLIVPGYWKSQKPFCDNYRAINLINIVFKMLVSMIFQRQTKGHEE, from the coding sequence ATGACAAGTCCTTCAACTTTTAGTGAGGTTGAAAAGGCTATGAATAATGTAAAGCAAGGGAGAGCAGCAGGGTCTAATGAACTAATCCCTGAGATTTTTAGGGACAGTGGTCTAGTTTTTTCAGTTAGATCAATTGAAATCTTAGCTAAACTCTGGAAACTGTACATGGTCCCATCTCACTGGTCTCGGTTACTGATTGTACCAGGTTATTGGAAATCACAAAAACCCTTTTGTGACAACTACAGAGCAATCAATTTAATTAATATAGTGTTTAAAATGTTAGTTTCAATGATATTTCAACGTCAAACTAAAGGTCATGAAGAGTGA